The following are encoded in a window of Halosolutus halophilus genomic DNA:
- a CDS encoding phage major capsid protein has protein sequence MTISSTRTQNEKALEKLDTTDMAGGVLPRDLFEEWYQKVVDSAAMLQGARTEDLPRPQMDLPRISVGERMRRGSAENSGNDGQGVVNTDAVSLDVEKGTLAYDLSRESVDDTLDNVDEIVLDMLARQFAVDTQDLAINGDESDADAFLNQNDGWLKILSTSTDTNTYDHTDANGNAQPVDTSLFNEAIQTMPNKYLRSDRFEPVVYMNENQVQSYRMALTEREDPLGSAVIFGDEDITPFSYDVVGVAAWPEDQAVFTHPQNFVYGLYDEVEIRVLTETDKVAENDLFARYFMRVRDDFAIEDEEAAVHITGIQT, from the coding sequence ATGACGATCAGTTCCACCCGCACGCAGAACGAAAAGGCACTCGAGAAACTCGACACGACGGACATGGCCGGCGGCGTCCTGCCGCGGGACCTCTTCGAGGAGTGGTACCAGAAGGTCGTCGACTCGGCGGCCATGCTCCAGGGCGCTCGCACGGAGGACCTCCCGCGGCCGCAGATGGACCTGCCGCGGATCAGCGTCGGTGAGCGGATGCGCCGGGGCTCGGCCGAGAACTCTGGGAACGACGGCCAAGGCGTGGTCAACACCGATGCGGTCAGCCTCGACGTCGAGAAGGGCACCCTCGCGTACGACCTCTCGCGGGAGTCCGTCGACGATACGCTCGACAACGTCGACGAGATCGTCCTGGACATGCTGGCCCGACAGTTCGCGGTCGACACGCAGGACCTCGCGATCAACGGTGACGAGTCCGATGCGGACGCGTTCCTCAACCAGAACGATGGCTGGCTGAAGATCCTCTCGACCTCGACTGACACGAACACCTACGACCATACGGACGCCAACGGCAACGCACAGCCGGTCGACACCAGCCTCTTCAACGAGGCGATCCAGACGATGCCGAACAAGTACCTGCGATCGGATCGCTTCGAGCCCGTGGTCTACATGAACGAGAATCAGGTCCAGTCCTATCGGATGGCCCTGACCGAACGTGAGGATCCACTGGGCTCAGCGGTCATCTTCGGTGACGAAGACATCACGCCGTTCTCCTACGACGTCGTCGGCGTCGCGGCCTGGCCCGAGGATCAGGCCGTATTCACGCACCCGCAGAATTTCGTCTACGGGCTCTACGACGAGGTAGAGATCCGTGTCCTCACCGAGACGGACAAAGTCGCCGAGAACGACCTCTTCGCGCGCTACTTCATGCGCGTTCGCGACGACTTCGCGATCGAAGACGAAGAAGCCGCGGTCCACATCACGGGCATCCAGACCTGA
- a CDS encoding phage Gp37/Gp68 family protein: MQTTNISWADYTWNPVTGCSHAGPECWNCYAESFSLRQGRTESEWTQENASENVTMHRVRLEEDLDGYTFPEGPGRVFVGSMTDMFHREVDPEFVQEVLDRVREHPQHVWIFLTKRPHHASEWRLGWPENVWLGTSVGSGPGGKFPSTTHRIEQLRDVDVATKWVSFEPLIEPIGEVALDHIDWAVVGGESGAADDRREMDHAWAREILEQCREQDVAFYFKQSSGPRPEIGTRLTVKNDDWGVYEQRRIREFPPLPDVTKRARGDESNR, from the coding sequence ATGCAGACGACGAACATCAGCTGGGCCGACTATACCTGGAATCCGGTCACCGGCTGTAGCCACGCTGGTCCGGAGTGCTGGAACTGCTACGCCGAATCGTTCTCACTCCGCCAGGGGCGAACAGAGAGCGAATGGACGCAGGAAAACGCCTCGGAGAACGTCACGATGCATCGCGTTCGTCTCGAGGAGGACCTCGACGGCTACACCTTCCCCGAGGGACCGGGCCGCGTCTTCGTCGGCTCGATGACCGACATGTTCCACCGCGAGGTGGATCCCGAGTTCGTCCAAGAGGTCCTCGATCGCGTTCGCGAGCATCCCCAGCACGTCTGGATCTTCCTGACGAAACGGCCACATCACGCGTCGGAGTGGCGGCTCGGCTGGCCAGAAAACGTCTGGCTCGGGACGTCCGTCGGCTCGGGCCCTGGGGGTAAGTTCCCGTCGACGACCCACCGGATCGAGCAATTACGTGACGTCGACGTCGCGACGAAGTGGGTCAGCTTCGAGCCACTGATCGAGCCGATCGGCGAGGTCGCTCTGGACCACATCGACTGGGCGGTCGTCGGCGGCGAGAGTGGGGCGGCCGACGATCGGCGGGAGATGGATCACGCGTGGGCTCGCGAGATCCTCGAACAGTGTCGCGAGCAGGACGTCGCGTTCTACTTCAAACAGAGCTCCGGGCCTCGGCCGGAGATAGGGACACGGCTGACGGTCAAGAACGACGACTGGGGAGTGTACGAACAGCGACGGATCCGCGAGTTCCCACCGCTTCCGGACGTCACGAAGCGCGCCCGAGGTGATGAGTCGAACCGATGA
- a CDS encoding XkdF-like putative serine protease domain-containing protein, giving the protein MPPVSKAGGSAFRKDVEFVAKDDDEQIAAGIVMVPDKVDLQNDFAREETIREFADQFEAFVEAGQAGGGVMHAVWPDDWMALERNEVLDEAEEIGGTEAPAGAWVQEWAINNDDLWSVITDGILEGYSIGAIQVDWDGPFEQDADAVDDVAVPDAIDDEALVWELVDGIIREVSAVDIPAVPDAQILDTKADTEKRLGDYLGDRDGFIDEALERGHSEAEAERLWELLNDAVETEGSAEPGKQSMFARAGKAFLSALSGSGSGSDDDTEAKTSEAPDRGRDRDRESNKEGRTLSTANRNSLFATIDASLDVLEDAGVDHGMTRFTDRDDVGFDLSEHSAREWPNPDNDDEEDEDEESAGTTGPPFESAAGGETPDDNTTMSDNDDPWEDAPEWAKDLRDNQEENSKRIDEIATTDDEGEEKDAWEDAPVWAKDLKDQQEKNADRIDTISKQTGTNSQQIGKVENEESEKGTGFTLDPRKAGR; this is encoded by the coding sequence GTGCCTCCAGTAAGCAAAGCCGGAGGGTCGGCCTTCCGTAAGGACGTCGAGTTCGTCGCGAAGGACGACGACGAGCAGATCGCGGCCGGCATCGTGATGGTGCCGGACAAGGTCGACCTCCAGAACGACTTCGCTCGCGAGGAGACCATCCGCGAGTTCGCCGACCAGTTCGAGGCGTTCGTCGAGGCCGGCCAGGCTGGCGGCGGCGTCATGCACGCCGTCTGGCCGGACGACTGGATGGCCCTCGAGCGCAACGAGGTCCTCGACGAAGCCGAGGAAATCGGCGGGACCGAGGCCCCTGCTGGCGCGTGGGTCCAGGAGTGGGCGATCAACAACGACGATCTCTGGTCGGTCATCACAGACGGAATCCTCGAGGGGTACTCGATCGGGGCCATCCAGGTCGACTGGGATGGCCCGTTCGAGCAGGACGCCGACGCGGTCGACGACGTCGCCGTCCCCGACGCGATCGACGACGAGGCGCTCGTCTGGGAGCTCGTCGACGGGATCATCCGCGAGGTCTCGGCGGTTGATATCCCCGCGGTGCCTGACGCCCAGATCCTCGACACGAAGGCCGACACCGAGAAGCGTCTCGGTGACTACCTCGGCGATCGCGACGGCTTCATCGACGAAGCCCTCGAACGCGGCCACTCCGAAGCCGAAGCCGAGCGCCTCTGGGAGCTACTGAACGACGCGGTCGAGACCGAGGGATCGGCCGAACCGGGCAAGCAGTCGATGTTCGCCCGGGCTGGCAAAGCGTTTCTCTCGGCCCTTTCTGGATCTGGTTCCGGGTCCGATGACGACACCGAGGCGAAGACGTCCGAGGCCCCGGATCGCGGCCGCGATCGCGACCGTGAGAGCAATAAAGAGGGTCGCACACTCTCGACGGCAAACCGCAACTCGCTGTTCGCGACGATCGACGCCTCGCTGGACGTCCTCGAGGACGCCGGCGTCGATCACGGCATGACCCGGTTCACCGATCGCGACGACGTCGGCTTCGATCTCTCCGAACACAGCGCTCGCGAGTGGCCCAACCCCGACAACGATGACGAGGAGGACGAAGACGAAGAGAGCGCGGGAACGACTGGACCGCCTTTCGAATCCGCTGCCGGCGGCGAGACGCCGGACGACAACACGACCATGAGTGACAATGATGATCCGTGGGAAGATGCCCCCGAGTGGGCCAAAGACCTGCGGGACAATCAGGAGGAGAACAGCAAGCGAATCGACGAGATCGCCACTACCGACGACGAGGGCGAGGAGAAAGACGCCTGGGAGGACGCCCCGGTGTGGGCGAAGGACCTCAAAGACCAGCAGGAGAAAAACGCCGATCGTATCGACACGATCTCGAAGCAGACCGGCACCAACTCGCAGCAAATCGGGAAGGTCGAGAACGAAGAGAGCGAGAAGGGCACCGGCTTCACGCTGGACCCGCGGAAGGCAGGGAGGTAA
- a CDS encoding minichromosome maintenance protein MCM — protein MSQPQSEGGTLTDRLATKFYRRYSKEAIGQLVQRYPNEQRSLEIDWRDIYQFDPDVADDYLSQPEQMRRYFEEALRMFDLSIDIELNAHVRVGNLPEEFTFYPGEFSPSKHLSDYRGICGEITKTSDVYPKIEEAAFECKLCGTLTRVPQSSGDFQEPHECQGCERQGPFRVNFDQSEFVDAQKLRIKVPPELAEGAGQKIDAFVEDDIAGDVTVGDRVVITGIIHFEQETKNSKKQPTFDPYLEGHHIEIEQTDQQDLDVTNEERTRIRELTNGAEGDPFDVGAQSLSTKVFGYDLEKKALILAMVSGGQIQYDDGDTDRSTLNVFLIGDPGTGKSKLIDRAEEVGWRTVGVTSRRATGPGLTVTAEQDDFGDGEWSLKAGAFVKANGGTVCIDELDDMDRETRAYMLEPMSKQKINATIAGERATFETKASVIAAGNPKHGRFDQYEPIPEQFDFRSDLLSRFDLIFTVQDKPNEDDDRELADHVLDVRDAAKRDDVDRDEDDTEVEPIVEADLFRKWIAVAKQQPNPPFESEAVKEQLRDSFLEIRRLYDVDDNSPVPVTFRDLEALVRIAEAAAKFELSEVITERHARIATEMAGRSIRDVGMNEDGEYDADVVEVGTSTSQKKRMKLLASAINELEDEYDDGVPRDRVIEVMIEDDDRWSADRLHSDMDNMLEDGVAIEPKTDHIRYLGRA, from the coding sequence ATGTCACAACCACAATCCGAAGGCGGAACACTCACCGATCGTCTCGCGACGAAGTTCTATCGTCGCTACTCCAAAGAGGCGATCGGCCAGCTGGTGCAACGCTACCCGAACGAACAGCGCTCGCTCGAGATCGACTGGCGCGACATCTACCAGTTCGATCCTGACGTCGCGGACGACTATCTCTCGCAGCCGGAACAGATGCGCCGGTACTTCGAGGAAGCGCTCCGCATGTTCGACCTCTCGATCGACATCGAACTGAACGCGCACGTACGTGTCGGGAACCTCCCGGAGGAGTTCACCTTCTACCCAGGTGAGTTCTCCCCGTCGAAGCACCTCAGCGACTACCGGGGCATTTGCGGCGAGATCACGAAGACATCCGATGTCTACCCGAAGATCGAGGAAGCGGCGTTCGAGTGCAAACTCTGCGGCACGCTCACCCGCGTCCCGCAGTCGAGCGGTGACTTCCAGGAGCCCCACGAGTGCCAGGGCTGTGAGCGCCAGGGGCCATTCAGAGTGAACTTCGACCAATCAGAGTTCGTCGATGCGCAGAAACTCCGGATCAAGGTGCCGCCGGAGCTTGCTGAGGGCGCCGGCCAGAAGATCGACGCGTTCGTCGAGGACGATATCGCCGGCGACGTCACCGTCGGTGACCGCGTCGTGATCACGGGGATCATCCACTTCGAACAGGAAACCAAGAACTCGAAGAAGCAGCCGACGTTCGATCCCTATCTTGAAGGCCACCACATCGAGATCGAGCAGACCGATCAGCAAGATCTCGACGTCACGAACGAAGAGCGCACGCGGATCCGCGAGCTCACCAACGGCGCCGAAGGCGATCCGTTCGACGTGGGTGCGCAGTCACTCTCGACGAAGGTTTTCGGCTACGACCTCGAGAAGAAGGCGCTCATCCTCGCGATGGTTTCCGGTGGCCAGATCCAGTACGACGACGGCGACACCGACCGATCGACACTGAATGTCTTCCTGATAGGTGATCCGGGAACCGGGAAGTCGAAGCTCATCGATCGCGCCGAAGAGGTCGGCTGGCGGACTGTCGGCGTCACGAGCCGGCGAGCCACCGGGCCCGGTCTCACCGTGACAGCTGAACAGGACGATTTCGGCGATGGCGAGTGGTCGCTGAAAGCAGGCGCGTTCGTGAAGGCAAACGGCGGGACGGTCTGCATCGACGAACTGGACGACATGGACCGCGAGACGCGGGCCTATATGCTGGAGCCAATGTCGAAGCAGAAGATCAACGCGACGATCGCAGGTGAGCGGGCGACGTTCGAGACCAAAGCGTCGGTGATCGCCGCAGGCAACCCGAAGCACGGCCGGTTCGATCAGTACGAACCCATCCCGGAGCAGTTCGATTTTCGCTCAGATCTGCTCTCGCGGTTCGACCTGATCTTCACGGTCCAAGACAAACCGAACGAAGACGACGATCGAGAACTGGCCGATCACGTTCTCGACGTCCGTGACGCCGCGAAGCGAGACGATGTCGATCGTGACGAGGACGATACCGAGGTCGAGCCGATCGTTGAAGCCGACCTCTTCCGGAAGTGGATCGCCGTCGCGAAGCAGCAACCGAACCCGCCGTTCGAGAGCGAAGCGGTCAAAGAGCAACTGCGGGATAGCTTCCTCGAGATCCGCCGGCTATACGACGTCGACGATAACTCGCCGGTCCCGGTCACTTTCCGTGACCTCGAGGCACTGGTCCGGATCGCAGAGGCTGCGGCGAAGTTCGAACTCTCGGAGGTCATCACCGAGCGCCACGCTCGGATCGCGACGGAGATGGCCGGCCGATCGATCCGAGACGTCGGCATGAACGAAGACGGCGAGTACGATGCCGACGTCGTCGAGGTGGGCACGTCGACGAGCCAGAAGAAGCGGATGAAACTGCTCGCAAGTGCGATCAACGAACTCGAAGACGAGTATGACGACGGTGTTCCCCGCGATCGCGTGATCGAGGTCATGATCGAGGATGACGATCGGTGGAGCGCTGATCGGCTGCACTCGGATATGGACAACATGCTGGAGGACGGCGTCGCGATCGAGCCAAAGACCGACCATATCCGGTACCTGGGGAGGGCGTAA
- a CDS encoding NUDIX hydrolase, protein METTRHFTATVYVVNNGATALHEHEHIGKTIPPTGHVDRDELPHEAGLREVREETGLDPTLLDNTQSVDTPGGRVLPHPRHQMLYDINVHDGDVGHQHIDHVYYATVPNRDISPEPDEVGADAWQWYTTTELQESELPPNVVQFGVEAIRATENSAERK, encoded by the coding sequence ATGGAGACAACTCGCCATTTCACAGCCACCGTTTACGTGGTAAACAATGGGGCAACAGCACTACACGAACACGAACATATCGGAAAAACGATCCCTCCAACAGGCCACGTTGATCGAGATGAACTACCTCATGAAGCTGGCCTTCGGGAAGTACGGGAAGAGACAGGACTCGATCCAACGCTTCTTGATAACACACAATCAGTTGACACTCCTGGAGGTCGGGTACTCCCGCACCCCCGCCACCAAATGCTGTACGATATAAATGTTCACGATGGGGATGTCGGACATCAGCATATCGACCACGTATACTACGCTACTGTTCCAAATCGTGACATATCCCCCGAACCTGATGAAGTAGGAGCAGATGCATGGCAATGGTATACGACAACAGAGCTACAGGAAAGTGAACTTCCTCCTAACGTAGTTCAGTTTGGAGTCGAGGCGATACGGGCAACTGAAAATTCAGCTGAGAGAAAGTAA
- a CDS encoding HalOD1 output domain-containing protein, whose translation MDSIDTTSRSVQTQYDWGTAKPSIAIIDAIATLENVEPIELSTVLDTTLFDHVDPESLDTLLTADGNISISFTIGEYTVQIDGNTLVVHYS comes from the coding sequence ATGGATAGTATAGACACGACGAGTAGATCGGTCCAAACTCAATACGACTGGGGGACCGCTAAACCGAGTATCGCCATCATCGATGCCATTGCTACCCTCGAAAACGTAGAACCCATTGAGCTGTCGACGGTGCTTGATACCACTCTATTCGATCACGTTGATCCTGAGTCACTCGATACACTTCTCACAGCTGACGGTAACATTTCAATTTCATTTACTATCGGCGAATACACAGTACAGATTGACGGAAACACACTGGTTGTCCACTATTCCTGA
- a CDS encoding phage portal protein, with protein MSEDETQETSVELSVSTLGNGETMSKARETTQLDERRIATDVGHGIQPPYNPETLAAFQELNETHQACVRKKSRYEVGYGFDIVPHPQTDDPDPDGDAYDAVETFWRSADSRWQIGPEGTAASTPEEVLELARQDYHGIGWAALEILVEGDGTPIGLAHVPATTVRVRKTTTTIETEDGEEKEVIQSGHGYVQVRQGRRRYFGEAGDRYRDQGEDDDREPIFVDKETGQVASSAEELPNAPANELIFIPNPSPLSLYYGIPDWVAAMQTMGADQAAKEWNHDTFEHLGIPYYVVKVTGGTLTEDSKDELRELMDNLKGTRYRTAILEVEEFQQERDLTGEDGTDIEIELVPVGSREDLDMEFQAFRERNEHEIAKVHEVPPILINVTSTSNRSNSKEQVREFAEDVVAPEQAKFEARLYHILHQTALGVDDWTIQFELRGADRPEKNARVARNRVDAAGQAVTVDEAREAAGWDPLPEDHPIDGDTLLINLGNSASEPEDEPPLEDQLPPEDNKIGERDWADVEADLATKEIETMQFDSSNLDEGLYDFDEQELYLSFQRDEGQSSLYAYVDVPATEWSALTSASSHGSYHYDSIRLEYPYIEITNFHSRLPEGPAPDPGEEPDDIPM; from the coding sequence ATGAGTGAGGACGAGACACAGGAGACGAGCGTCGAGCTATCAGTCTCGACACTCGGTAACGGAGAGACGATGTCGAAGGCCCGCGAGACGACGCAACTCGACGAGCGTCGGATCGCGACCGATGTCGGCCATGGGATCCAACCGCCGTACAACCCCGAGACGTTGGCGGCCTTCCAGGAGTTGAACGAAACGCATCAAGCGTGCGTTCGGAAGAAATCGCGGTACGAGGTCGGCTACGGTTTCGATATCGTGCCCCATCCCCAGACCGACGATCCAGACCCAGACGGGGATGCCTACGACGCCGTCGAAACCTTCTGGCGTAGCGCCGATTCGCGCTGGCAGATCGGGCCCGAAGGGACGGCCGCCTCGACGCCGGAAGAGGTACTCGAACTCGCCCGTCAGGACTACCACGGCATCGGCTGGGCCGCACTCGAGATTCTCGTCGAGGGCGATGGTACGCCGATCGGACTGGCGCACGTCCCTGCGACGACAGTCCGGGTGCGGAAGACGACCACCACGATCGAGACCGAAGACGGCGAGGAAAAGGAGGTTATCCAGAGCGGTCACGGCTACGTCCAGGTCCGACAGGGTCGACGTCGATACTTCGGCGAGGCAGGCGATCGGTACCGCGACCAGGGCGAAGACGACGACCGCGAACCGATCTTCGTCGACAAGGAGACTGGCCAAGTTGCCAGCAGCGCTGAGGAACTTCCGAACGCCCCAGCGAACGAACTCATATTCATCCCAAACCCGTCGCCACTCTCACTGTACTACGGCATCCCCGACTGGGTCGCGGCCATGCAGACGATGGGGGCCGATCAGGCGGCGAAGGAATGGAACCACGACACCTTCGAGCACCTCGGCATCCCCTACTACGTCGTCAAGGTCACAGGCGGCACGCTCACTGAGGACTCGAAGGACGAACTCCGGGAGTTGATGGACAACCTCAAAGGAACCAGGTATCGGACGGCGATCCTCGAGGTCGAGGAGTTCCAGCAAGAGCGTGATCTCACTGGCGAGGACGGCACCGACATTGAAATCGAACTCGTCCCGGTCGGCTCGCGTGAGGATCTCGACATGGAGTTCCAGGCGTTCCGCGAGCGTAACGAGCACGAGATCGCGAAGGTCCACGAGGTTCCGCCGATCCTCATCAACGTCACGTCGACGTCGAACCGATCGAACTCGAAAGAGCAGGTCCGAGAGTTCGCCGAAGACGTCGTCGCTCCCGAACAGGCAAAGTTCGAGGCCCGGCTGTATCACATCCTCCACCAGACTGCCCTCGGCGTCGACGACTGGACGATCCAATTCGAGCTTCGCGGCGCCGACCGGCCGGAGAAGAACGCTCGTGTCGCCCGTAACCGCGTCGACGCCGCAGGACAGGCCGTCACGGTAGACGAAGCTCGAGAGGCAGCCGGCTGGGACCCGCTCCCAGAGGATCATCCCATCGATGGCGACACGCTACTCATCAACCTTGGCAACAGTGCCAGCGAACCTGAAGACGAACCACCGCTTGAGGACCAGCTCCCGCCGGAGGACAACAAGATCGGCGAGCGCGACTGGGCCGACGTTGAGGCCGACCTCGCGACGAAAGAGATCGAGACGATGCAGTTCGACTCGTCGAACCTTGATGAGGGCCTGTACGATTTTGACGAGCAGGAGCTCTACCTCTCGTTCCAGCGTGATGAGGGCCAGAGCAGCCTCTACGCCTACGTCGACGTCCCGGCGACGGAGTGGTCGGCGCTCACGAGCGCCTCGAGTCACGGGAGCTACCACTACGACTCGATCCGCCTCGAGTATCCGTACATCGAGATCACGAACTTCCATTCCAGGCTGCCGGAGGGGCCGGCACCCGATCCCGGCGAGGAACCCGACGATATCCCGATGTGA
- a CDS encoding phage tail tube protein, protein MTGAGSALPVAFAIEETFMGAIVDDDSDGIPEFYVPGYNPTVEELDLQRELQRIREPDSAFPLTSLTQTIEGAVSVSFDLATDTWHELVFTNSTIEPGLRPSGRWYFGVDLASETPQRVTLGTIVTQVQIQYQQGQNVRVSLTMLYADEADETSTEAGEFSATDVQKPNASDVYAHHGTTLTIDTSTVETYLQSADLTISNIARFREGASVRPVDAVTDAVEPSLSTNATFTETSRRDLAYGGSTPASQLSEVTATLDFTNDAGTTIGYSLSLKPENYAWNDLVEAETDLSDDVNWHVSDVQVV, encoded by the coding sequence ATGACCGGTGCTGGATCGGCACTCCCGGTCGCGTTCGCGATCGAGGAGACGTTCATGGGGGCGATCGTCGACGACGACTCCGACGGCATCCCCGAGTTCTACGTCCCGGGATACAACCCGACGGTCGAAGAACTCGACCTGCAGCGCGAACTCCAGCGGATCCGCGAGCCCGACAGTGCGTTTCCGCTGACGTCGCTCACCCAGACGATCGAGGGTGCGGTGTCGGTCTCGTTCGATCTCGCGACCGACACCTGGCACGAACTCGTCTTCACGAACAGCACGATCGAACCGGGTCTGCGCCCCTCTGGGCGCTGGTACTTCGGCGTCGATCTTGCCAGTGAGACGCCCCAGCGGGTCACGCTCGGGACGATCGTCACGCAAGTCCAGATCCAGTACCAGCAGGGCCAGAACGTCCGCGTCTCGCTGACGATGCTGTACGCCGACGAGGCTGACGAGACGTCCACGGAAGCGGGCGAGTTCTCGGCGACCGACGTCCAGAAACCGAATGCTTCCGACGTCTACGCTCACCACGGCACGACGCTCACGATCGACACCTCGACCGTCGAGACCTATCTGCAGTCGGCCGACCTCACGATCTCGAACATCGCGCGCTTCCGCGAGGGCGCCAGCGTTCGGCCCGTCGACGCCGTGACGGACGCGGTCGAGCCGTCGCTGTCGACGAACGCGACGTTTACCGAGACCAGTCGGCGTGACCTCGCCTACGGCGGGTCGACGCCGGCGTCGCAGTTGAGTGAGGTCACCGCGACCCTCGACTTCACCAACGACGCTGGTACGACGATCGGCTACTCGCTGTCGCTCAAACCGGAGAACTACGCCTGGAACGATCTGGTCGAAGCCGAGACGGACCTGAGCGACGACGTCAACTGGCACGTCTCGGACGTCCAGGTGGTCTAA
- a CDS encoding MarR family transcriptional regulator, whose amino-acid sequence MSKQQGRDLEALPPSAKFVYKVLEYEAPLTQKEIIEETQLTQRTVYNALQNLEKVDVIDSHPLRTDLRQDVYYLK is encoded by the coding sequence ATGTCTAAGCAACAAGGACGGGACCTTGAGGCCCTCCCACCGAGTGCGAAGTTCGTGTACAAAGTCCTCGAATACGAGGCGCCACTCACACAGAAGGAGATCATTGAGGAGACACAGCTGACTCAGCGGACCGTCTACAATGCGCTCCAAAATCTCGAAAAGGTCGATGTCATCGACAGCCATCCTCTCCGGACAGATCTTCGTCAAGACGTTTACTATCTAAAGTAA